One segment of Niveibacterium microcysteis DNA contains the following:
- a CDS encoding [protein-PII] uridylyltransferase, with product MNSPVGSDDLRSVAETLRKRITDGRAQLREKFDAKPDPARLLCENAELVDGVLRDLWSAASLPPNSALVAVGGYGRGHLYPHSDVDILILLGDEPERAARQRIEQLVGVFWDIGLEVGHSVRTIEECLEESERDVTVQTNLLEARWLAGDEELVASLLAQHRAALHLPSFFIAKRAEQEQRYNRFNDTPYSLEPNCKESPGGLRDLQTLVWISLASGLGSSWEALAEQGLVTQEECAELNKSERFLQNLRIRLHRLTRRREDRILFDHQEALARSLSISATSTRRASEVMMQRYYLVAKKVTQLNALLLQNLASRILPSGLDTPTPIDARFCKRQNLLDVLDDKLFIKEPSAILDAFLLLEQHDELKGMTARTLRALWQSRGRVDAAFRRNPENRRRFVALFQQPQGITHVFRWLNQYGILGRYIPAFGQIVGQMQHDLFHVYTVDQHILQVMRNVRRMTMDEHAHEYPLCTRLISAFDRNWLLYIAALFHDIAKGRGGDHSKLGMSDARHFCEDHGISPEDTDLVEWLVGEHLTMSQIAQKSDLSDPDVIRGFAALVKDERRLTALYLLTHADIRGTSPKVWNGWKAKLLEDLFLTTQRLLRGDTPVQAKGLAERQDEARARLRFYGLVEGVERPLWEELDTVYFMRHDIDEIVWHTRMLYYRPAGGEAVVKARPSQVEQGLQVMVYAPDSQDMFMRLCGFFSRQGLSILDAKIHTTRHNYALDSFVLMDPSGDENYRDIVPLIEHDLAQRLRNQGPIDKPGSGRLSRQVRHFPITPEVAIRPDERGQHYILSVAAADRPGLLFDIASVLAECRVNLHTAKIATLGERAEDTFLISGPELGATSAVVRLEGALLARLQQ from the coding sequence ATGAACAGCCCTGTTGGCAGCGACGACCTTCGGTCGGTCGCAGAGACGCTGCGCAAACGAATCACCGACGGACGCGCGCAGCTTCGCGAAAAGTTCGACGCGAAACCAGATCCGGCTCGGCTTCTCTGCGAGAACGCCGAGCTCGTCGATGGCGTCCTCCGAGACCTCTGGTCCGCAGCCAGCCTGCCGCCGAATTCAGCGCTTGTAGCCGTTGGCGGCTATGGACGCGGCCATCTGTATCCACATTCGGACGTCGACATCCTGATCCTGCTCGGCGACGAGCCGGAGCGCGCAGCTCGCCAACGCATCGAACAGCTGGTCGGGGTGTTTTGGGATATCGGGCTTGAGGTCGGTCACAGCGTCCGCACCATCGAGGAATGCCTTGAGGAGTCCGAGCGCGACGTTACCGTCCAGACCAATCTGCTCGAAGCACGCTGGCTGGCCGGCGACGAAGAGCTCGTTGCCAGTCTCCTCGCCCAGCATCGCGCCGCACTGCATCTCCCGAGCTTCTTCATTGCCAAGCGAGCGGAGCAGGAGCAGCGGTACAACCGGTTCAACGACACCCCCTACTCGCTCGAGCCGAATTGCAAGGAAAGCCCGGGCGGCCTGCGCGACCTGCAAACGCTCGTCTGGATTTCGCTCGCATCAGGCCTTGGCTCAAGCTGGGAGGCGCTCGCCGAACAGGGGCTCGTAACACAGGAAGAATGCGCCGAACTGAACAAGTCAGAGCGCTTCCTGCAAAACTTGCGGATCCGGCTGCACCGCCTTACCCGCCGACGGGAAGACCGGATTCTGTTCGACCACCAGGAAGCCCTCGCTCGCTCGCTCAGCATCAGCGCCACTTCGACGCGCCGCGCGTCCGAAGTCATGATGCAGCGCTACTACCTGGTCGCCAAGAAGGTCACCCAGCTCAACGCGCTGCTGTTGCAGAACCTCGCCAGCCGCATCCTGCCCAGCGGCCTGGACACGCCCACACCGATCGATGCGCGTTTCTGCAAACGACAGAATCTGCTCGACGTACTCGATGACAAGCTCTTCATCAAAGAGCCGTCGGCGATCCTGGACGCGTTCCTGCTGCTGGAGCAGCACGACGAACTCAAAGGCATGACGGCGCGCACCCTTCGCGCCCTGTGGCAGAGCCGAGGCCGGGTTGATGCTGCGTTTCGCCGGAATCCGGAAAACCGCCGGCGCTTCGTCGCCCTGTTCCAGCAACCGCAGGGCATTACGCACGTTTTCCGTTGGTTGAATCAGTACGGCATCCTCGGCCGCTACATCCCTGCATTCGGACAGATCGTCGGGCAAATGCAGCATGACCTGTTCCACGTATACACCGTGGATCAGCACATCCTGCAAGTCATGCGAAACGTGCGCCGGATGACGATGGATGAGCACGCGCACGAGTATCCGCTGTGCACTCGCCTGATCAGTGCATTCGACCGCAACTGGCTCCTCTATATTGCGGCACTGTTCCACGACATCGCCAAGGGACGCGGCGGCGATCACTCCAAGCTGGGCATGAGCGATGCACGCCATTTCTGCGAAGACCACGGCATCTCGCCCGAAGACACCGACCTCGTCGAATGGTTGGTCGGCGAGCATTTGACGATGTCGCAGATCGCCCAGAAGAGCGATCTTTCGGACCCAGACGTCATTCGTGGGTTTGCGGCGCTGGTCAAGGATGAACGACGCCTCACGGCGCTGTACTTGCTGACCCACGCAGATATTCGCGGCACCAGTCCGAAGGTCTGGAACGGCTGGAAGGCGAAGCTGCTTGAAGACCTTTTCCTGACCACACAGCGCCTGCTACGGGGCGATACACCGGTACAGGCCAAGGGCCTGGCCGAACGCCAGGACGAAGCGCGGGCACGCCTGCGCTTCTACGGCCTCGTCGAGGGCGTTGAACGCCCGCTGTGGGAAGAACTCGACACCGTCTACTTCATGCGCCACGACATCGACGAGATCGTCTGGCATACGCGCATGCTGTACTACCGCCCCGCGGGGGGCGAGGCCGTCGTCAAGGCGCGACCGAGCCAGGTGGAGCAAGGCCTTCAGGTGATGGTTTACGCGCCAGATTCGCAAGACATGTTCATGCGCCTGTGCGGTTTCTTCAGCCGCCAAGGCCTGAGCATTCTGGATGCCAAGATCCATACGACGCGCCACAACTATGCGCTGGACAGCTTCGTGCTGATGGACCCAAGTGGTGACGAGAACTACCGCGACATCGTTCCGCTGATCGAACACGACCTCGCGCAGCGGTTACGCAATCAGGGGCCCATCGACAAACCCGGCTCCGGGCGCCTTTCCCGTCAGGTCAGGCACTTTCCGATTACGCCGGAAGTGGCAATCCGGCCCGACGAGCGCGGTCAGCACTACATCCTGTCAGTTGCAGCGGCCGACCGGCCTGGGCTGCTCTTCGATATCGCGAGTGTCTTGGCGGAATGCCGGGTGAATCTTCATACAGCGAAGATCGCTACGCTCGGCGAGCGAGCCGAGGATACCTTCCTGATCTCCGGCCCCGAGCTGGGCGCAACAAGCGCTGTCGTGCGGCTCGAAGGGGCGCTACTCGCACGCCTTCAGCAATAG
- the def gene encoding peptide deformylase: MIREVLRMGDARLLRVARPVEHFDTPELHALVADMLDTMRHLSGAGLAAPQIGVDLRVVIFGVERSPRYPDAEPVPLTVLCNPTITFLGDEMEEGWEGCLSVPGFRGVVPRYARLHYSGFGVSGEVIEREASGFHARVVQHECDHLDGVLYPMRVQDFRRFGFTDILFPGLDAVGDD; the protein is encoded by the coding sequence ATGATTCGGGAAGTCCTGCGTATGGGCGATGCCCGGCTGCTGCGTGTTGCCCGTCCCGTCGAGCATTTCGATACACCCGAGCTTCATGCGCTGGTGGCGGACATGCTTGATACGATGCGCCATCTCAGTGGTGCGGGTTTGGCGGCGCCTCAGATTGGCGTCGATCTTCGCGTCGTGATTTTCGGCGTCGAGCGCAGCCCGCGGTATCCCGATGCGGAGCCGGTTCCCTTGACCGTGCTGTGCAATCCGACCATCACCTTCCTCGGCGACGAGATGGAGGAGGGATGGGAGGGCTGTTTGTCAGTGCCGGGTTTTCGCGGTGTCGTGCCGCGCTACGCACGCCTGCACTACTCAGGTTTTGGTGTGTCGGGTGAGGTGATCGAACGAGAAGCGAGTGGCTTCCATGCGCGCGTCGTGCAGCATGAGTGCGACCACCTCGACGGCGTGCTTTACCCGATGCGGGTGCAGGATTTCCGCCGCTTCGGCTTCACCGACATCCTCTTTCCCGGGCTGGATGCGGTTGGCGACGACTAA
- a CDS encoding S-methyl-5'-thioinosine phosphorylase, with translation MLAIIGGSGLTQLANLNIERREVVRTPYGEPSGVLLFGRVCSMNVVFLARHGYGHTIPPHMVNYRANMWALHKAGATGVLSVASVGGIRADLGPGVLVVPHQIIDYTHSRRGTFFDGVDGPVVHVDFTEPYDSVLRRRILAAAVEAGEAVVDGAVYAATQGPRLETAAEIERLARDGADVVGMTGMPEAALARELDLPYAALNVVVNWAAGRADSEHEIRFEKIEQTAQAAMGRVRHVIDRICG, from the coding sequence ATGCTCGCGATCATCGGCGGTAGCGGACTCACCCAGCTCGCCAACCTGAACATCGAACGTCGCGAGGTGGTGCGCACCCCGTACGGCGAACCCTCCGGGGTGCTGCTGTTCGGCCGAGTTTGCAGCATGAATGTGGTCTTTCTAGCACGTCATGGTTACGGCCATACGATTCCGCCGCACATGGTCAACTACCGCGCCAACATGTGGGCCCTGCACAAGGCCGGCGCGACGGGCGTGCTGTCCGTGGCCTCGGTGGGCGGGATTCGCGCTGACCTTGGGCCTGGCGTGCTGGTCGTGCCGCACCAGATCATCGACTACACCCACAGCCGCCGAGGCACGTTCTTTGATGGCGTCGATGGTCCAGTTGTACATGTCGATTTCACCGAGCCGTACGATTCTGTGTTGCGGCGTCGCATCCTCGCTGCCGCCGTCGAAGCGGGGGAAGCGGTGGTCGATGGCGCCGTGTACGCGGCTACCCAAGGCCCACGGCTGGAGACTGCCGCCGAAATCGAACGCCTTGCCCGCGATGGAGCGGATGTCGTGGGGATGACCGGTATGCCCGAAGCGGCTTTGGCGCGCGAGCTCGATCTACCGTATGCGGCCCTAAATGTAGTGGTCAATTGGGCGGCGGGGCGCGCGGACAGCGAGCACGAGATCCGCTTCGAGAAAATCGAGCAAACCGCCCAAGCTGCGATGGGCCGCGTGCGGCATGTGATTGACCGGATCTGCGGCTGA